In a single window of the uncultured Pseudodesulfovibrio sp. genome:
- a CDS encoding IscA/HesB family protein: MITVSESAQNELTKYFEDKDVQPIRVHLADGGCAGPRLSLALDELRDGDKSFEQGSFTFLINEELAQASGAVSIDMTPYGFQVSSENEMGGGGCGCSSCGTGSCGC, encoded by the coding sequence ATGATCACTGTTTCCGAATCGGCCCAGAACGAACTGACCAAATATTTTGAAGATAAGGACGTGCAGCCCATCCGCGTGCACCTGGCCGACGGCGGTTGTGCCGGTCCGCGCCTGTCTCTGGCACTCGACGAACTGCGCGACGGCGATAAATCCTTTGAGCAGGGCAGCTTCACCTTCCTGATCAACGAGGAACTGGCCCAGGCCTCCGGCGCCGTGTCCATCGACATGACCCCTTACGGCTTCCAGGTCTCCTCCGAGAACGAGATGGGCGGCGGAGGCTGCGGATGCTCCTCCTGCGGCACCGGCTCCTGCGGCTGCTAG
- the thrB gene encoding homoserine kinase, translated as MAFTPIKRDEVSQPCVTLVGMAGAGKSTLGGLLAKRLGWGQLDTDRYMESYYGLSLQGIMDTYGLDDFLRIEEGLVSGLNLTRTVISTGGSVIYGPRAVERLKHLGPVVLLDIDEATFIERVGSGENRGLAIGPGKTMRDLYNERLPLYRKAADLTVRTDQCSPDECVDIILQHLHIA; from the coding sequence ATGGCCTTTACGCCGATCAAGCGCGACGAGGTGAGCCAGCCCTGCGTCACCCTGGTGGGCATGGCCGGAGCGGGCAAGTCCACGCTCGGCGGGCTGCTGGCCAAGCGGCTGGGCTGGGGCCAGCTGGACACGGACCGGTACATGGAGTCCTATTACGGCCTGAGCCTCCAGGGGATCATGGACACCTACGGGCTGGACGATTTTCTGCGAATCGAGGAGGGGCTCGTCTCGGGCCTGAACCTGACGCGCACGGTCATTTCCACGGGCGGTTCGGTCATCTACGGCCCCCGGGCCGTGGAGCGGCTCAAGCATCTCGGCCCTGTTGTCCTGCTGGACATCGACGAGGCCACTTTCATCGAGCGCGTGGGCAGCGGCGAGAACCGGGGATTGGCCATCGGCCCGGGCAAGACCATGCGCGACCTTTACAACGAGCGGCTGCCGTTGTACCGCAAGGCCGCCGACCTGACGGTCCGCACGGACCAGTGCTCGCCCGACGAGTGCGTGGACATCATCCTTCAACACCTTCACATCGCATGA
- a CDS encoding IscA/HesB family protein: MIEVTEAAQKQLEGYFQDKEASPIRVYLAAGGUAGPRLTLALDEPNDKDEVSEAAGFTFLVDKELMTQTGNIKIDMTYYGFVVESENPVGGGGSSCDCSSSGSCGSAGSGGCGC; this comes from the coding sequence ATGATTGAAGTCACTGAAGCTGCCCAGAAGCAGCTTGAAGGCTACTTCCAGGACAAGGAAGCTTCCCCCATCCGCGTGTATCTCGCGGCCGGAGGCTGAGCAGGCCCGCGCCTGACCCTGGCTCTGGATGAGCCTAACGATAAGGATGAAGTGTCCGAGGCCGCTGGTTTCACCTTCCTGGTTGACAAGGAACTGATGACCCAGACCGGCAACATCAAAATCGATATGACCTATTATGGATTCGTCGTGGAATCCGAGAACCCCGTTGGCGGTGGCGGCTCCAGCTGCGACTGCTCCTCGTCCGGTTCCTGCGGTTCCGCCGGCTCCGGCGGCTGCGGCTGCTAG
- a CDS encoding WcbI family polysaccharide biosynthesis putative acetyltransferase — protein sequence MNRELCLVHANCQGEPLLERLNCCPAFRERYECRLYTNYVREPVPAADLARCSLFLYQHLGPDWGELASASLMTKLPDGARTLCIPNMFFKGYWPTWSGRAGFNYRCELLDGYIDAGLSTDEVILLYLRADLAAKLGLNALMQATLQREREREAHTPIKYMPLIEERYGQESLFNTVNHPGATLMDHAARGVLRELGLPEPDAVDMSALGEPFPEFELPIHPSVAAFFGWHFAGPDRRYEVYGRKMSFAAWTANYVHARQHGVTDFIGFLQGAEG from the coding sequence ATGAATCGGGAACTCTGTCTTGTACACGCCAACTGCCAGGGCGAACCACTGCTTGAGCGGCTGAACTGCTGCCCAGCCTTTCGCGAAAGGTACGAGTGCCGCCTGTACACCAACTACGTACGCGAGCCGGTACCCGCTGCGGACCTGGCCCGCTGCTCCCTGTTCCTGTACCAGCACCTGGGCCCCGACTGGGGCGAGCTGGCCTCGGCCTCCCTCATGACCAAACTGCCGGACGGCGCGCGAACCCTGTGCATCCCGAACATGTTCTTCAAGGGATACTGGCCCACCTGGTCGGGCCGGGCCGGGTTCAACTACCGCTGCGAACTGCTCGACGGCTACATCGATGCCGGGTTGTCCACGGACGAGGTCATCCTGCTCTACCTGCGGGCCGACCTGGCCGCCAAGCTCGGCCTCAATGCGCTCATGCAGGCCACGCTGCAACGCGAGCGCGAGCGCGAGGCGCATACTCCCATCAAGTACATGCCCCTTATCGAGGAACGGTACGGTCAGGAATCGCTCTTCAACACGGTCAATCATCCGGGCGCAACACTCATGGACCACGCCGCGCGGGGCGTGCTGCGCGAACTCGGCCTGCCTGAGCCGGACGCGGTCGACATGTCGGCGTTGGGCGAGCCGTTTCCGGAATTCGAACTTCCCATCCACCCGTCAGTGGCCGCTTTCTTCGGCTGGCATTTCGCCGGCCCCGACCGCCGCTACGAAGTATACGGCCGCAAGATGTCCTTTGCCGCCTGGACCGCCAATTATGTCCACGCCCGGCAGCACGGCGTGACCGACTTCATCGGGTTTCTGCAGGGTGCGGAGGGGTAG
- the cobT gene encoding nicotinate-nucleotide--dimethylbenzimidazole phosphoribosyltransferase, whose protein sequence is METAFKHILDEISPVDRAPEAAGQAHLDSLTKPVGSLGRLEELALQLYLIQGGQAPQADPMRIYTVAGDHGVNDEGVSPYPQEVTRQMVLNFLANGAGINVLAKTVGAELFVVDAGCCGGPFEDHPALIQAKVAPGTANLAKGPAMTREQCLEALMLGVSLADRAHADGVKVLGTGEMGISNTTPSTALYSAHLGLDPAGLTGPGAGLPEGSLAAKTAVIRRGLEANKQTVESGDPVDILAALGGLEIATLAGLILGGARNHQLVCVDGFISTAAYLAAWKIHPAVKDYCLLSHASAEPGYAAVVKAMGVTPYLHLGFRLGEGTGAACAMFLVRAAANIYNQMATFASAGVSESE, encoded by the coding sequence ATGGAAACAGCATTCAAGCATATACTTGATGAAATCTCCCCTGTGGATCGCGCGCCCGAGGCCGCGGGCCAGGCCCATCTCGACAGCCTGACCAAGCCGGTCGGCAGCCTCGGCCGTCTGGAGGAGCTGGCCCTGCAACTGTACCTCATTCAGGGCGGGCAGGCACCCCAGGCCGATCCCATGCGGATCTACACCGTGGCCGGGGATCACGGGGTCAACGACGAGGGCGTGTCTCCCTATCCCCAGGAAGTCACCCGCCAGATGGTCCTCAATTTCCTGGCCAACGGCGCGGGCATCAACGTGCTGGCCAAAACCGTTGGGGCCGAGCTGTTCGTGGTGGACGCGGGCTGCTGCGGCGGGCCGTTCGAAGACCATCCGGCCCTGATTCAGGCCAAGGTCGCGCCCGGCACGGCCAATCTGGCAAAAGGCCCGGCCATGACCCGCGAGCAGTGCCTCGAAGCCCTCATGCTCGGCGTGTCCCTGGCTGATCGCGCCCATGCGGACGGGGTCAAGGTACTCGGTACCGGCGAGATGGGCATTTCCAACACCACGCCGTCCACGGCCCTGTACTCCGCACATCTCGGCCTCGACCCCGCCGGGTTGACCGGACCGGGCGCGGGACTGCCCGAGGGCAGTCTGGCCGCCAAGACCGCCGTCATCCGGCGCGGTCTGGAGGCCAACAAGCAGACCGTCGAATCCGGCGATCCCGTGGATATCCTCGCCGCTCTGGGCGGCCTGGAGATCGCCACCCTGGCCGGGCTCATCCTGGGCGGAGCCAGAAATCATCAACTCGTCTGCGTGGACGGCTTCATCTCCACCGCCGCCTACCTGGCCGCCTGGAAGATCCACCCCGCGGTCAAGGACTACTGCCTGCTCAGTCACGCCTCGGCCGAACCCGGCTATGCGGCTGTTGTCAAGGCCATGGGCGTCACCCCCTACCTGCACCTCGGCTTCCGTCTGGGCGAGGGCACCGGCGCTGCCTGTGCCATGTTCCTGGTCCGTGCCGCGGCCAACATCTATAACCAGATGGCCACCTTCGCCTCGGCCGGAGTGTCCGAAAGCGAATAG
- the pyrR gene encoding bifunctional pyr operon transcriptional regulator/uracil phosphoribosyltransferase PyrR, translating into MKDCGTILSDKEMSRTLERLAVEIYERRGDDESLAILGIQRRGADLAERLKLLLDERLGRKVPLGKLDINLYRDDWTTNLELAPTISCSEIGYDVEGKSIVLVDDVLYSGRTVRAALEAILDYGRPKRVELLVLVDRGHRELPIQADYVGKRLNTLGDEHVNVLVSERDGEDRVCLVRGE; encoded by the coding sequence ATGAAAGACTGCGGCACCATATTGTCCGACAAGGAGATGAGCCGTACCCTGGAGCGGCTGGCCGTCGAGATATACGAGCGCCGGGGCGATGATGAGTCCCTGGCCATCCTGGGCATCCAGCGCCGCGGCGCGGATCTGGCCGAGCGGTTGAAACTGCTTCTGGACGAGCGCCTGGGCCGCAAGGTGCCGCTGGGCAAGCTCGACATCAACCTGTATCGCGATGACTGGACCACCAACCTGGAGCTGGCCCCGACCATTAGCTGTTCGGAAATAGGCTACGATGTGGAGGGCAAGTCCATCGTGCTGGTTGACGACGTGCTCTATTCCGGCCGCACGGTGCGCGCGGCCCTGGAGGCCATCCTCGACTACGGCCGTCCCAAGCGGGTGGAGCTGCTGGTCCTGGTGGACCGGGGCCATCGCGAGCTGCCCATCCAGGCCGATTACGTGGGCAAGCGGCTGAACACCCTGGGCGACGAACACGTCAACGTGCTGGTCAGCGAGCGCGACGGCGAGGACCGGGTCTGCCTGGTTCGGGGCGAGTAG